The following proteins are co-located in the Enoplosus armatus isolate fEnoArm2 chromosome 10, fEnoArm2.hap1, whole genome shotgun sequence genome:
- the LOC139291524 gene encoding uncharacterized protein isoform X1: MDRHRYFIFNQRSVLVLGILQVACAGLCVVCGFMDAVFRKDTPLSSTRTPVWGGLVMASPGVLALFASQRKNSLLVSVTVVAAGLSCVAAVLISGYSCLTLTYGEEDEEVFHHHESPEVTFVLHRMVKGANATILLTCTLSLAFASLIAYVGCRSLPCCGCYDARTGLETLVPQCDPGDTEMVCTWQAGGDDRLFNSPAQSTDRGTTEEEEGPSKLPPYSRLT; the protein is encoded by the exons ATGGACCGACACAGGTACTTCATTTTCAACCAGAGGAGCGTGCTCGTCCTCGGTATCCTGCAGGTGGCTTGTGCGGGTCTTTGCGTGGTGTGCGGGTTCATGGACGCCGTTTTCCGCAAGGATACACCGCTGAGTAGCACCAGGACGCCGGTATGGGGAGGACTG GTCATGGCCTCTCCAGGTGTCCTGGCACTGTTCGCCTCCCAGAGGAAAAACTCTCTTCTG GTGAGTGTGACGGTGGTGGCAGCAGGACTCTCCTGTGTGGCTGCGGTGTTGATATCCGGTTACTCCTGTCTGACACTCACCTAcggggaggaggatgaagaggtcTTCCACCACCACGAGAGTCCTGAAGTG ACGTTTGTGCTTCATCGGATGGTGAAGGGGGCCAACGCCACCATACTGCTGACCTGCACCCTCAGCCTGGCCTTTGCCTCTCTCATCGCCTACGTGGGCTGCCGTAGTCTTCCCTGCTGTGGCTGCTATGATGCCAGAACAGGATTG GAGACACTGGTTCCTCAGTGTGACCCTGGGGACACTGAGATGGTTTGTACTTGGCAAG CAGGTGGTGATGACAGGCTTTTCAACTCTCCAGCTCAGTCCACTGACCGGGGCACCaccgaggaagaggagggtccCTCCAAACTGCCTCCTTACAGCAGACTGACCTGA
- the rab33ba gene encoding RAB33B, member RAS oncogene family a, whose protein sequence is MAESGSSVEFSGSLTSSTLPPLRTRIFKIIVIGDSGVGKTCLTYRFCAGKFPEKTEATIGVDFRERLVEIDGEKIKIQLWDTAGQERFRKSMVQHYYRNVHAVVFVYDVTNAASFRSLPAWIEECKQHALGTEVPRILVGNKCDLQDSIQVGTDVAQQFADSHSMPLFETSAKNPNSQGDGNYVGGNNDHVEAIFMTVAHKLKSQKPLVLSQPPGGSGGTINLSSARDDGGNGAKSWGCSSC, encoded by the exons ATGGCGGAGAGCGGGTCGTCGGTTGAATTCTCCGGCTCTCTGACCAGCTCGACCCTTCCGCCGCTGAGGACCCGCATATTCAAAATCATTGTGATCGGGGACTCGGGCGTCGGGAAGACGTGCCTCACCTACCGCTTCTGTGCCGGGAAGTTCCCCGAGAAGACCGAGGCCACGATCGGGGTGGACTTCAGGGAGAGGCTGGTCGAGATCGACGGCGAGAAAATCAAG ATCCAGCTGTGGGACACTGCAGGTCAGGAGCGCTTCAGGAAGTCCATGGTGCAGCACTATTACCGCAACGTGCACGCCGTGGTCTTCGTCTACGACGTCACCAACGCTGCCAGCTTCCGCAGCCTCCCAGCCTGGATTGAGGAGTGCAAGCAGCACGCTCTGGGCACTGAGGTGCCCCGGATCCTAGTTGGAAACAAGTGCGACCTCCAAGACTCCATCCAAGTGGGCACAGACGTGGCGCAGCAGTTCGCCGACTCCCACTCCATGCCCCTGTTTGAGACGTCGGCAAAGAACCCCAACAGTCAGGGAGACGGAAACTATGTTGGGGGAAACAATGACCATGTTGAGGCTATTTTTATGACTGTGGCCCACAAGTTGAAGTCTCAGAAGCCCCTTGTATTGAGCCAGCCTCCCGGGGGATCAGGGGGTACTATCAACCTGAGCAGTGCGAGGGATGATGGGGGAAACGGGGCTAAGAGCTggggctgcagcagctgctga
- the setd7 gene encoding histone-lysine N-methyltransferase SETD7 — protein MDSDDENIEEVVEGPLDDDGQPCGFCTVTYSSSDRFEGHFTHGEKNGKGKFFFFDGSTLEGFYVDDALQGQGVYTYEDGGVLHGTYVDGELNGPAQEFDGEGRLVFKGQYKDNNRCGECWVYYPDRGCVFGEVNEDGEMTGESVAYIYPDGHTALYGSFVDGELIKARLATLISNEGGRPRFEIAPNSPVYSYDKSTSTCIATHTMLPDPYESQMVLVADSMIKGAGQGLFAKTDAETDTVMAFYNGVRITHSEVDSRDWSLNGNTISLDEDTVIDVPQPFDQIERYCASLGHKGNHSFTPNCKYDPFAHPCFGHIKCIRTLRAVQKGEELTVAYGYDHEPMGKSGPEAPDWYKQELEEFQQRQAAATGQ, from the exons ATGGACAGCGACGACGAAAACATAGAAGAGGTCGTGGAAG gtccGTTGGATGACGATGGTCAGCCCTGTGGGTTCTGCACAGTAACCTACTCATCCAGTGATCGCTTTGAGGGACACTTCACCCACGGAGAGAAGAATGGCAAGGGcaagttcttcttctttgacGGAAG TACCCTGGAGGGTTTCTATGTAGACGATGCTCTACAGGGCCAGGGGGTGTATACATATGAAGATGGTGGGGTTCTCCACGGGACCTACGTTGATGGCGAGCTCAACGGGCCAGCTCAAGAGTTTGATGGAGAGGGCCGCCTGGTGTTCAAGGGCCAGTACAAAGACAACAACCGCTGTGGGGAATGCTGGGTCTACTACCCT GACAGAGGCTGCGTGTTTGGGGAGGTGAATGAGGACGGGGAGATGACCGGTGAATCTGTAGCGTACATCTACCCTGACGGACACACGGCTCTTTACGGAAGCTTTGTGGACGGAGAGCTGATCAAGGCTCGCCTCGCCACCCTTATCTCCAACGAGGGCGGAAGGCCTCGCTTTGAAATTGCACCCAACA GTCCCGTGTACTCGTATGATAAGTCCACGTCCACCTGTATCGCCACCCACACTATGCTTCCTGACCCCTATGAGAGCCAAAT GGTGCTTGTGGCAGACTCGATGATCAAAGGAGCAGGACAGGGCCTGTTTGCCAAGACAGATGCTGAGACGGACACTGTGATGGCTTTTTATAACGGAGTACGCATCACACACTCTGAG GTGGACAGCAGAGACTGGTCACTGAATGGCAACACAATCTCATTGGACGAGGATACGGTGATCGATGTCCCTCAGCCATTTGACCAGATAGAGAGATACTGCGCCTCTCTGGGTCACAAAGGAAACCACTCTTTCACCCCCAACTGCAAATATGACCC GTTTGCCCACCCTTGTTTCGGGCATATCAAGTGTATCCGAACCTTGAGGGCGGTGCAGAAAGGCGAGGAGCTAACGGTTGCTTATGGTTACGATCACGAGCCAATGGGGAAAAGTGGCCCCGAGGCCCCTGATTGGTAcaagcaggagctggaggagttcCAGCAGAGACAGGCGGCTGCCACTGGCCAGTGA
- the LOC139291524 gene encoding uncharacterized protein isoform X4: protein MDRHRYFIFNQRSVLVLGILQVACAGLCVVCGFMDAVFRKDTPLSSTRTPVWGGLVMASPGVLALFASQRKNSLLVSVTVVAAGLSCVAAVLISGYSCLTLTYGEEDEEVFHHHESPEVETLVPQCDPGDTEMVCTWQGGDDRLFNSPAQSTDRGTTEEEEGPSKLPPYSRLT from the exons ATGGACCGACACAGGTACTTCATTTTCAACCAGAGGAGCGTGCTCGTCCTCGGTATCCTGCAGGTGGCTTGTGCGGGTCTTTGCGTGGTGTGCGGGTTCATGGACGCCGTTTTCCGCAAGGATACACCGCTGAGTAGCACCAGGACGCCGGTATGGGGAGGACTG GTCATGGCCTCTCCAGGTGTCCTGGCACTGTTCGCCTCCCAGAGGAAAAACTCTCTTCTG GTGAGTGTGACGGTGGTGGCAGCAGGACTCTCCTGTGTGGCTGCGGTGTTGATATCCGGTTACTCCTGTCTGACACTCACCTAcggggaggaggatgaagaggtcTTCCACCACCACGAGAGTCCTGAAGTG GAGACACTGGTTCCTCAGTGTGACCCTGGGGACACTGAGATGGTTTGTACTTGGCAAG GTGGTGATGACAGGCTTTTCAACTCTCCAGCTCAGTCCACTGACCGGGGCACCaccgaggaagaggagggtccCTCCAAACTGCCTCCTTACAGCAGACTGACCTGA
- the hspa9 gene encoding stress-70 protein, mitochondrial gives MLSVTRSVSMTLPTRNCTRNVSSLIKKACWGGFQPDVCRTLSKRDYASEAVKGAVIGIDLGTTNSCVAVMEGKQAKVLENAEGARTTPSVIAFTADGERLVGMPAKRQAVTNPQNTLYATKRLIGRRYDDPEVQKDMKNVPFKIVRASNGDAWVEAHGKMYSPSQAGAFVLMKMKETAENYLGTTVKNAVVTVPAYFNDSQRQATKDAGQISGLNVLRVINEPTAAALAYGLDKTQDKIIAVYDLGGGTFDISVLEIQKGVFEVKSTNGDTFLGGEDFDQHLLKHIVKEFKRESGVDLMKDNMALQRVREAAEKAKCELSSALQTDINLPYLTMDASGPKHLNMKLTRAQFEGIVADLIRRTVAPCQKAMQDAEVSKGDIGEVLLVGGMSRMPKVQQTVQDLFGRAPSKSVNPDEAVAIGAAIQGGVLAGDVTDVLLLDVTPLSLGIETLGGVFTKLINRNTTIPTKKSQVFSTAADGQTQVEIKVCQGEREMATDNKVLGQFTLVGVPPAPRGVPQIEVTFDIDANGIVHVSAKDKGTGREQQIVIQSSGGLSKDDIENMIKNAEKYAEEDMRRKDRVEAVNMAEGIIHDTESKMEEFKDQLPADECAKLKEEITKVRDLLANKDSETGENIKQAATTLQQASLKLFEIAYKKMAAERDSSSSGSSSSGSSEGEKKEGQQ, from the exons ATGTTGAGTGTCACCAGAAGCGTTTCAATGACTCTTCCAACAAGGAACTGCACACGGAATGTGTCCTCTTTGATTAAGAAG GCATGCTGGGGTGGCTTCCAACCAGACGTTTGCAGAACTCTGTCCAAGAGGGACTATGC GTCAGAAGCAGTCAAGGGCGCAGTCATTGGCATTGACCTGGGAACCACCAACTCTTGTGTCGCAGTCATGGAGGGGAAACAGGCCAAG GTGTTGGAGAACGCAGAGGGAGCCAGGACCACTCCGTCAGTCATCGCCTTCACGGCAGACGGGGAGCGTCTGGTGGGCATGCCGGCCAAACGCCAGGCCGTCACCAACCCCCAGAACACACTGTACGCCACCAAGAGACTGATCGGACGTCGCTATGACGACCCAGAGGTCCAGAAAGACAT GAAAAACGTCCCCTTCAAGATCGTACGCGCATCTAACGGTGATGCTTGGGTGGAGGCTCATGGGAAAATGTACTCCCCCAGCCAGGCTGGAGCCTTCGtcctgatgaagatgaaggagacTGCAG AGAACTACCTGGGAACCACAGTGAAGAACGCTGTGGTCACTGTACCAGCCTACTTCAACGACTCTCagagacag GCTACCAAAGATGCTGGTCAGATCTCTGGGCTAAACGTATTGCGTGTGATCAACGAGCCGACAGCCGCTGCTCTGGCTTACGGCCTGGACAAGACCCAGGATAAAAT TATCGCTGTGTACGACCTGGGTGGAGGCACGTTCGATATCTCAGTCCTGGAGATCCAGAAGGGAGTTTTCGAGGTGAAGTCCACCAACGGTGACACCTTCCTGGGAGGAGAGGACTTCGATCAGCACCTCCTCAAACACATTGTCAAGGAATTCAAGAGAGAG TCTGGCGTGGATCTGATGAAAGACAACATGGCTCTTCAGAGAGTCCGAGAGGCTGCCGAGAAAGCCAAGTGTGAGCTGTCCTCTGCGCTGCAG ACCGACATCAACCTTCCCTATCTGACCATGGATGCCTCTGGTCCCAAACATCTCAACATGAAGCTGACCCGCGCTCAGTTCGAAGGGATCGTGGCCGACCTGATCCGCCGCACCGTGGCTCCCTGTCAGAAGGCCATGCAGGACGCCGAGGTGTCCAAGGGGGACATAGGAGAGGTGCTGCTGGTCGGAGGCATGTCCCGGATGCCCAAG GTGCAACAGACGGTCCAGGACCTGTTCGGACGCGCCCCCAGCAAGTCGGTCAACCCCGATGAGGCCGTCGCCATAGGAGCGGCCATCCAGGGTGGCGTTCTGGCTGGCGATGTCACGGACGTGCTGCTGTTGGATGTGACGCCGCTGTCTCTGGGTATTGAGACCCTGGGCGGAGTCTTCACCAAACTCATCAACAGGAACACCACCATTCCCACCAAGAAGAGCCAG gtgttCTCCACAGCAGCTGACGGACAGACTCAGGTCGAGATCAAGGTGTGCCAAGGAGAGCGAGAGATGGCGACGGATAACAAGGTGCTGGGCCAGTTCACTCTGGTGGGagtcccccccgccccccgcgGCGTCCCCCAGATTGAGGTCACCTTCGACATCGACGCCAACGGCATCGTCCACGTCTCCGCCAAGGACAAGGGCacaggcagagagcagcaga TTGTGATCCAGTCATCAGGAGGCCTCAGTAAAGACGACATCGAGAACATGATCAAGAATGCTGAGAAGTACGCCGAGGAGGACATGAGGAGGAAG GACCGCGTGGAGGCCGTCAACATGGCTGAGGGCATCATCCACGACACGGAGTCCAAGATGGAGGAGTTCAAGGACCAGCTTCCTGCTGATGAG TGCGCTaagctgaaggaggagatcACGAAGGTCAGGGATCTTCTGGCCAACAAGGACTCAGAAACGGGAGAGAACATCAAACAGGCGGCCACCACCCTGCAGCAGGCGTCGCTCAAACTCTTCGAAATAGCCTACAAGAAG
- the LOC139291524 gene encoding uncharacterized protein isoform X3, translating into MDRHRYFIFNQRSVLVLGILQVACAGLCVVCGFMDAVFRKDTPLSSTRTPVWGGLVMASPGVLALFASQRKNSLLVSVTVVAAGLSCVAAVLISGYSCLTLTYGEEDEEVFHHHESPEVETLVPQCDPGDTEMVCTWQAGGDDRLFNSPAQSTDRGTTEEEEGPSKLPPYSRLT; encoded by the exons ATGGACCGACACAGGTACTTCATTTTCAACCAGAGGAGCGTGCTCGTCCTCGGTATCCTGCAGGTGGCTTGTGCGGGTCTTTGCGTGGTGTGCGGGTTCATGGACGCCGTTTTCCGCAAGGATACACCGCTGAGTAGCACCAGGACGCCGGTATGGGGAGGACTG GTCATGGCCTCTCCAGGTGTCCTGGCACTGTTCGCCTCCCAGAGGAAAAACTCTCTTCTG GTGAGTGTGACGGTGGTGGCAGCAGGACTCTCCTGTGTGGCTGCGGTGTTGATATCCGGTTACTCCTGTCTGACACTCACCTAcggggaggaggatgaagaggtcTTCCACCACCACGAGAGTCCTGAAGTG GAGACACTGGTTCCTCAGTGTGACCCTGGGGACACTGAGATGGTTTGTACTTGGCAAG CAGGTGGTGATGACAGGCTTTTCAACTCTCCAGCTCAGTCCACTGACCGGGGCACCaccgaggaagaggagggtccCTCCAAACTGCCTCCTTACAGCAGACTGACCTGA
- the LOC139291524 gene encoding uncharacterized protein isoform X2, whose amino-acid sequence MDRHRYFIFNQRSVLVLGILQVACAGLCVVCGFMDAVFRKDTPLSSTRTPVWGGLVMASPGVLALFASQRKNSLLVSVTVVAAGLSCVAAVLISGYSCLTLTYGEEDEEVFHHHESPEVTFVLHRMVKGANATILLTCTLSLAFASLIAYVGCRSLPCCGCYDARTGLETLVPQCDPGDTEMVCTWQGGDDRLFNSPAQSTDRGTTEEEEGPSKLPPYSRLT is encoded by the exons ATGGACCGACACAGGTACTTCATTTTCAACCAGAGGAGCGTGCTCGTCCTCGGTATCCTGCAGGTGGCTTGTGCGGGTCTTTGCGTGGTGTGCGGGTTCATGGACGCCGTTTTCCGCAAGGATACACCGCTGAGTAGCACCAGGACGCCGGTATGGGGAGGACTG GTCATGGCCTCTCCAGGTGTCCTGGCACTGTTCGCCTCCCAGAGGAAAAACTCTCTTCTG GTGAGTGTGACGGTGGTGGCAGCAGGACTCTCCTGTGTGGCTGCGGTGTTGATATCCGGTTACTCCTGTCTGACACTCACCTAcggggaggaggatgaagaggtcTTCCACCACCACGAGAGTCCTGAAGTG ACGTTTGTGCTTCATCGGATGGTGAAGGGGGCCAACGCCACCATACTGCTGACCTGCACCCTCAGCCTGGCCTTTGCCTCTCTCATCGCCTACGTGGGCTGCCGTAGTCTTCCCTGCTGTGGCTGCTATGATGCCAGAACAGGATTG GAGACACTGGTTCCTCAGTGTGACCCTGGGGACACTGAGATGGTTTGTACTTGGCAAG GTGGTGATGACAGGCTTTTCAACTCTCCAGCTCAGTCCACTGACCGGGGCACCaccgaggaagaggagggtccCTCCAAACTGCCTCCTTACAGCAGACTGACCTGA